CGACACCACGAATGCGAGCGACGACTGCTTCAGCATGCCGATGAAGTGGTTGACGAGGGTCGGGAACGCTACGACCGAGGCGTTCGGCACGGTGATGCGGCGCAGCGTCTGCCACGGTGTCATGCCGAGCGAGTGCGCCGCCTCGACCTCCCGGCGATCCACCGAGAGCAGCGCGGCCCTGATCGTCTCCGAGCTGTAGGCGGCCTCGGTCAGCGCGAAGGTGAATGCGGCGACGATGAACGGCGACAGCGCCATCGCGTCCCACTCCGTGCCGAAGCGGTGGTTGATGTAGAGGATCGCGATCGGCACCGCGTTGACGTTGAGCAGCAGTTGCACGAGCGGCGGGGTGCCGCGCAGGTACGAGACGAGCACCGCGTTCAGCTGGCTCAGCACCGGCACGCGCGCCATCTTGATGAGCGCCATCACGAGGCCCAGCACCGTGCCGAGCGAGGTCGCCACGATGCTGAGGGCCAGCGTGATCGGGATGTAGGGCAGCAGCGCGAGCGTGTACTGCCAGATCGCATCGAAATCGATGATGGACATGCGATCAGTCCTTCGGGGTCACGTCGACTCCGTCGAAGAACTCCTTGCTGAGCTCGACGAGGGTGCCGTCCTCGCGCAGCTCGGCCAGGCCGGCGTCGAGCTGCTCGACGATGCTCTCGGCATCGGGCGCCTGGCGCGAGATCGCGTAGGCGGAGTAGAGGTTCGTGCCGAAGGTGTCGGCGAGGTAGCCGCCGTCGAGCTCGGTGAACTCGAGGCCCAGGCCCGCGTCGCCGCCGTAGCCGTTGAAGACCACGAGCTCGTTGAAGAGGAAGTCGACCTGGCCCGCCGCGAGCGCGTTGTACTGCGACTGCAGGTCGAGCTCGGTGTACTCGATCTCGATCTTCGCGTCGGGATGCTGCTCGTTGTAGGCCTCGAGCACCTTCGTGAAGTTGAGGCCGGGTTCGCCGTAGGTCTTCTTGCCGGCGAGATCATCGAGGGTGGAGACGGGCTTCGCGCCCTCCTTCTGGATGATGCCGAACTGCGCCTCGATGTAGGGATCGCTGAAGTCGTACTTCTCGCGGCGCTCATCGGTGGCGCTGAGGTTGTTGGCGACGACGTCGAAGCGCCCGGAGTCGAGCCCGGCGAAGAGCGCA
This DNA window, taken from Leucobacter tenebrionis, encodes the following:
- a CDS encoding transporter substrate-binding domain-containing protein, which produces MTRITRTSLAIAALAVVAMGASACSAGAGDAAQAADAGGAQKVLVATGASPKPYTFLDENDELTGYDIEILKEIDARNDELELEFQVAEFPALFAGLDSGRFDVVANNLSATDERREKYDFSDPYIEAQFGIIQKEGAKPVSTLDDLAGKKTYGEPGLNFTKVLEAYNEQHPDAKIEIEYTELDLQSQYNALAAGQVDFLFNELVVFNGYGGDAGLGLEFTELDGGYLADTFGTNLYSAYAISRQAPDAESIVEQLDAGLAELREDGTLVELSKEFFDGVDVTPKD
- a CDS encoding amino acid ABC transporter permease, which encodes MSIIDFDAIWQYTLALLPYIPITLALSIVATSLGTVLGLVMALIKMARVPVLSQLNAVLVSYLRGTPPLVQLLLNVNAVPIAILYINHRFGTEWDAMALSPFIVAAFTFALTEAAYSSETIRAALLSVDRREVEAAHSLGMTPWQTLRRITVPNASVVAFPTLVNHFIGMLKQSSLAFVVSVVEITAYAKILGGRDYRYFEAYLATAIIYWLLTVIVEQVARVVEARMQRPRTSRNRSRPGPAGPAGPAGGNGRAAGDADPVASEQIRAVERAQAVEEARA